TGGCGGCGGACGCGATCCGGCTGTCCCGCCGGACCCTCTCGACCATCAAGGGCAACCTGCTGTGGGCGTTCGGCTACAACGTGGCCGCCCTCCCCCTGGCCGCCGCGGGCCTGCTGAACCCGATGATCGCGGGGGCGGCGATGGCGCTGTCGTCCGTGTTCGTGGTGACGAACAGTTTGCGACTGCGGGCGTTCCGCTGAGCCAGGGCCTTCCAGCGAAACGCGGGATCCCCCTTCAGTACGACGCGAGCCTCACATAAGCTCTTCACAAGGCTCGCGCATCATCCTTACGCTTGAGCCCCGTTCGTCGTATCGGGCCTCTTGCGTATCTATGGGGACATATGCAAGAGACGCAGATCACAGTGATGTGAACGTAACCATCGAAGGGGTTCGAAGGTCTAAGTTGGCGATGTCAGACGGCGTCTTGGGGGGCGCCTCCTGGCATCTGGGGATGTCTTGGGGGACTTCCTCAGAGATGCGTTGCCGGGACACGTACACCGGGAAGCTTTGAGCGGCCCTCCCAGCGTGCGCTGTCCCGGCAGGCCGCAGCCGAAGCACGGAAGTAGCCGAGTGACGCAGTGACTCGGTCACGCAGTAACAGCGATTCAGGCGCTGGTTCTCACAGACGCCCGGCCGGATCCCGTGGGGGGAATCCGCACCGGGACATGGGAAGGCGCCCTGGTCGTCGGCCCGTGGGGGGACCGGCGTGCCGGGGCGCCTTCTGCTGTGCCTCTGCTCTGCCCAGTGCTGCTCAGCCGCGCTTTGACGCTTCGGCTGTTTCCGCGGAGCAGCCGAGCCGCCCAGCTGAGTGCGGCCGCCTGCTGTGCGTCAGGCGGCCGCGGCGGATCAGCGCTCCTCGACCGGGACGAAGTCGCGCTCGACGACGCCCGTGTAGATCTGGCGCGGGCGGCCGATGCGGGAGCCCGGCTCCTTGATCATCTCGTGCCACTGGGCGATCCAGCCCGGCAGCCGGCCGAGGGCGAACAGGACCGTGAACATCTCGGTCGGGAAGCCCATGGCCCGGTAGATCAGGCCGGTGTAGAAGTCGACGTTCGGGTAGAGGCTGCGCGAGACGAAGTAGTCGTCGGAGAGCGCGTGCTCCTCCAGCTTCAGCGCGATGTCCAGCAGCTCGTCGGACTTGCCGAGCGCGGACAGCACGTCGTGCGCGGCGGCCTTGATGATCTTGGCGCGCGGGTCGAAGTTCTTGTAGACCCGGTGGCCGAAGCCCATCAGACGGACGCCGTCCTCCTTGTTCTTCACCTTGCGGATGAAGGAGTCGACGTCACCGCCGGAGTCGCGGATGCCCTCCAGCATCTCCAGCACCGACTGGTTGGCACCGCCGTGCAGCGGGCCCCACAGGGCGTTGATGCCGGCGGAGATCGAGGCGAACATGTTCGCCTGCGAGGAGCCGACCAGGCGGACCGTGGAGGTCGAGCAGTTCTGCTCGTGGTCGGCGTGCAGGATCAGCAGCTTGTCGAGCGCGGCGACCACGATCGGGTCCAGCTCGTATTCCTGCGCCGGGACCGAGAAGGTCATGCGGAGGAAGTTCTCCACGTAACCGAGGTCGTTGCGCGGGTAGACGAACGGGTGGCCGACGGACTTCTTGTACGCGTACGCGGCGATCGTCGGCAGCTTGGCGAGCAGGCGGATGGTGGAGAGGTTGCGCTGCTGCTCGTCGAACGGGTTGTGGCTGTCCTGGTAGAAGGTGGACAGCGCCGAGACCACCGACGACAGCATGGCCATCGGGTGGGCGTCGCGGGGAAAGCCCTTGTAGAAGTTCTTGACGTCCTCGTGCAGCAGGGTGTGCCGCGTGATCTCGTCCTTGAAGCCGGTGAGCTCGTCGACGGTCGGCAGCTCGCCGTTGATCAGCAGGTAGGCGACCTCCAGGAAGGTGGAGCGTTCGGCCAGCTGCTCGATCGGGTAACCGCGGTAGCGGAGGATGCCCGCCTCGCCGTCCAGATAGGTGATGGCGGATTTGTATGCGGCGGTGTTGCCGTAACCGCTGTCCAGGGTCACGAGACCGGTCTGGGTCCGGAGCTTTCCGATGTCGAAGCCCTTGTCCCCGACGGTGCTGTCGATCACCGGGTAGGTGTACTCGCTGCCGTCGTACCGCAGTACTACAGAGTTGTCGCTCACGTCTTCCCTCACCGACGTAGTGCCTCATCTTCGAGGTGCCCTGACTGTCTCTACCATCCCCCATTTGGCTCAGGAGAGTGCACTCGGGGTCGACCATTGGGCTTATCTGCGGCACTCAGTGCCGCCAACCTGTCATCCTGCCCGGTTGATTCGCCAACCGGAAGTGCTCTGTGACCTTTGCGACTCATTTGATCGATCATTTTCGCCAGGGACGGGTCCGTGGCCGCGCGCCGGCTGGGTCCGGGTCGGGCCTGGGGCCTGGGGCCTGGGTCAGCGCTCCATGGGGCGGGGCGCGAGCCGGAAGTCCAGCGCCGTGCAGCGGCGTCCCGCCGAGACCGTGCGGACCGCCTGGCCGATCGCCTTGCGGGAGCCGACGAGGACGACCAGCCGCTTGGCCCGGGTGACCGCCGTGTAGAGCAGGTTGCGTTGGAGCATCATCCAGGCGCCCGTGGTCACCGGGATGACCACCGCCGGGTATTCGCTCCCCTGCGAACGGTGGATGGTCACCGCGTAGGCGTGTGCCAGTTCGTCCAGTTCGTCGAACTCGTACGGCACCTCCTCGTCCTCGTCCGTCAGCACCGTGAGGCGCTGGTCGACCGGGTCGAGCGAGGTGACCACGCCCACGGTGCCGTTGAAGACACCGTTCTTCCCTTTCTCGTAATTGTTACGAATTTGGGTGACCTTGTCGCCGACGCGGAACACCCTGCCGCCGAACCGCTTCTCCGACACGTCGGGACGGCCCGGAGTGATGGCCTGCTGAAGGAGCCCGTTGAGGGTGCCGGCGCCGGCGGGCCCGCGGTGCATCGGGGCGAGCACCTGGACGTCCCGTCGGGGGTCGAGCCCGAACCTGGCCGGGATACGACGGGCCGCGATGTCCACGGTGAGCCTGCCCGCGGCCTCCGTGTCGTCCTCGACGAAGAGGAAGAAGTCCTTCATGCCGTCGGTGACCGGGTGCTGCCCGGCGTTGATCCGGTGGGCGTTGGTGACCACGCCGGACTGCTGGGCCTGCCGGAAGACACGGGTGAGACGCACGGCGGGGACGGGGCTGCCGTCGGCGAGCAGGTCCCGCAGCACCTCGCCGGCGCCGACGCTGGGGAGCTGGTCGACGTCGCCGACGAAGAGGAGGTGGGCGCCGGGCGGTACCGCCTTGACGAGCTTGTTGGCGAGGAGGAGGTCCAGCATCGAGGCCTCGTCGACGACCACCAGGTCGGCGTCGAGAGGGCGGTCCTTGTCGTAGGCGGCGTCACCGCCGGGCTTGAGTTCGAGCAGCCGGTGGACGGTGGAGGCCTCGGCGCCGGTCAGCTCCGCGAGCCGTTTGGCGGCCCGGCCCGTGGGCGCGGCGAGGACGACCTTGGCCTTCTTGGCGCGGGCCAGCTCCACGATCGAGCGCACCGTGAAGGACTTGCCGCAGCCGGGGCCGCCGGTGAGGACGGCGACCTTCTTCGTCAGCGCCAGCCTGACGGCGGCCTCCTGCTCGGGGGCCAGGTCGGCGCCGGTACGGTCCTTCAGCCACGTCAGCGCCTTGTCCCAGGCGACGTCGTGGAAGCCGGGCATGCGGTCCTGGTCGGTGCGCAGCAGGCGCAGCAGCTGGGCGGAGAGGGAGAGCTCGGCGCGGTGGAAGGGGACGAGGTAGACGGCGGTGACGGGCTCGCCGCCGTCGGGTCCGGGCACGGTCTCCCGTACGACTCCGGGGTCCTCGCCGTCCTCGGGGGGCGCGGCGAGCTCGGCGAGGCACTCGATGACGAGGCCCGTGTCGACCTGGAGGAGCTTGACGGCGTCGGCGATGAGCCGCTCCTCGGGCAGGAAACAGTGCCCTTGGTCCGTGGACTGCGACAGGGCGTACTGCAGGCCCGCCTTGACGCGCTCGGGGCTGTCGTGCGGGATGCCGACGGACTGGGCGATCTTGTCGGCGGTGAGGAAGCCGATGCCCCAGACGTCGGCCGCGAGGCGGTACGGCTGGTTCCGCACGACGGAGATGGAGGCGTCGCCGTACTTCTTGTAGATGCGCACGGCGATGGAGGTGGACACCTCGACGGTCTGGAGGAAGAGCATGACCTCCTTGATCGCCTTCTGCTCCTCCCAGGCGTCGGCGATCTTCTTGGTCCGCTTGGGGCCGAGACCGGGGACCTCGATCAGCCGCTTGGGCTCCTCCTCGATGATCTTCAGGGTGTCCAGGCCGAAGTGCTGGGTGATGCGGTCGGCGAAGACCGGTCCGATGCCCTTGACCAGCCCGGAGCCGAGGTAGCGGCGGATGCCCTGGACGGTGGCCGGGAGGACGGTCGTGTAGTTCTCGACGGTGAACTGCTTGCCGTACTGCGGGTGGGAGCCCCATCTCCCCTCCATCCGCAGCGACTCCCCCACCTGCGCGCCGAGCAGCGCGCCGACGACGGTGAGCAGGTCGCCGCCGCCTCGGCCGGCGTCGACGCGGGCGACCGTGTAACCGTTCTCCTCGTTGGCGTACGTGATCCGCTCGAGGACGCCTTCGAGGACGGCGAGTCGGCGTTCGCCGGGGGCCGGTGCGGGCTGGGTGGGCATGATCCGACGGTACCGGTGGGGGGTGACAGTGGGGGCAGGCCCTGTCTTCTGCGGACCTGGACTTCCGGCATGGCTGGCGAAGATCTTTTTAGTGACCTTCTTCCAGACGCAGGCCTAACGGAACCGCGCCGCGTCGAAGTTCGCCGCAGCATCTGCTGCCGCGCGTTGTCACCCTGCTCCTGATCACCCGAACTGAACGCCGACTCCATACCCGACTGACCATCCGGAATCGCCGACAGCGACCCGTTCAGCTCCGCCGTGATCTCATCCGCCCGCGCCTTGAACTGGTCGAACATCGCCCGACCCGTACCGTTGAACTTCCCCTCCAACGGCTGCGCCGCCTGCACCAACTGCCGGATCAACGTGCCGAGATCATCACTCGGATCCCGCGAATCACGCATCAGCGTCGACAGCGTCTCGCACCCATGTCGAACTTCATGCCGAACTCGCCTCCCCCTGTTGCTTGTTGGCGCCACTGCGCGTTTCAGCACGCCCACCATGTTCACCAACACCGATCGCACCTGCAACCGCGTTCCGCCACAACCCGGCTATACGGCCGACCCCTGGGACCCTTTTGCGTTCCCGAATCGGACACTCGACCGGAAGGTCACAATCCGGTCTCGACCTCCCCTCCACCCCTTGCCATCCCCCCGTGTAATCGATTCCAATCCCTCTACGCACACCGATGTAATCGATTCCACGACTGCATGACATTCCACGAGGAGGTGGACCGGCGATGGCAAGCATCAAGGACGTCGCCGCCGAGGCGGGCGTTTCCGTCGCCACGGTCTCGCGTGTTCTGAACGGCCATCCGTCGGTCAGCGCGGACGCACGCACGCGCGTGCTGGCCGCCGTGGAGGCGCTGGGCTACCGCCCGAACGCCGTCGCCCGTTCCCTGCGCACCGATCAGACCCACACCCTCGGCCTGGTCATCAGCGACGTGCTGAACCCGTACTTCACCGAGCTGGCCCGCTCCGTCGAGGAAGAGGCCCGTGCGCTCGGCTACAGCGTGATCATCGGCAACGCCGACGAGCGGCCCGAACTCCAGGACCACCACGTACGCAACCTGCTGGACCGCCGTATCGACGGCCTCCTCGTCTCCCCCACCGACGGCGGCTCGCCGCTGATGCTGGACGCCGCGCGCGCGGGGACGCCGATGGTGTTCGTGGACCGGTGGATCCCGGGCATGGACGTGCCCGTGGTACGGGCGGACGGACAGGCGGCCGTACGGGATCTTGTCGCCCATCTCCACGGCCTCGGGCACCGGCGGCTCGCGATCATCGCGGGGCCGGCGGCCACCACGACCGGACGGGAACGCGTGGAGGCCTTCAGGGAGGCGCTCGGCGCGTACGGCCTCGACCTTCCCGACGTCTACACGGGTCAGGGCGACTTCCAGGCCGACAGCGGGCGCCGGGTCACCGAGGGCTTCCTCGATCTGCCCGAGCCGCCCGAGGTCGTCTTCGCGGCCGACAACCTGATGGCTCTCGGCGCGCTGGACGCCGTACGCGCGCGTGGGCTGCGGGTGCCCGACGACATCGCGCTCGCGGCCTTCGACGACATCCCGTGGTTCGTGCACACCGATCCGCCGATCACCGCCGTCGCCCAGCCGACCGGCGAGCTGGGGCGCGCCGCCGTGCGCGCGCTGGTCGCCCGGATCGAGGGGCTGCCCGGCGAGTCCGTCACCCTTCCCGCCCGTCTCGTCGTACGTCGCTCGTGCGGCGAGCCCCTTTCAGCCGTACCGCCCCTGTCCCCCGTACGAAGGAGTACGTCGTGAGCGACCCGGAAGAGTTGCTGCGCATCGAGGGCATCCGCAAGACCTTCCCCGGCGTGGTCGCGCTCGACGGCGTGGACTTCGATCTGCGCCGGGGGGAGGTGCATGTGCTGCTCGGCGAGAACGGAGCCGGCAAGAGCACGCTCATCAAGATGCTCTCCGGCGCCTACACGCCCGACGCCGGGCGGATCCTGGTGGGCGGTGAGGAGGTGCGCATCAACGGTGCGCAGGACTCCGAACGGCTCGGGATCGCCACCATCTACCAGGAGTTCAACCTCGTCCCCGACCTGTCCGTCGCCGAGAACATCTTCCTCGGGCGGCAGCCGCGGCGGTTCGGGATGATCGACCGGAAGCGGATGGAGGCCGACGCCGAAGCGCTGCTCGCGCGCGTCGGAGTGCGGGTGTCGCCCCGCGCGCGCGTGCGTGAACTCGGCATCGCCCGGCTGCAGATGGTCGAGATCGCCAAGGCGCTCAGTCTCGACGCGCGGGTGCTCATCATGGACGAGCCGACCGCCGTGCTCACCACCGAGGAAGTGGAGAGGCTGTTCGCCATCGTGCGGCAGCTGCGCGCGGACGGGGTCGGCGTCGTGTTCATCACGCATCACCTGGAGGAGATCGCCGCCCTCGGGGACCGCGTGACCGTCATCCGCGACGGCAAAAGCGTCGGGCAGGTGCCCGCCTCCACCGCTGAGGAGGAGCTCGTCCGGCTGATGGTGGGCCGGTCGATCGAGCAGCAGTACCCGCGGGAACGGGCCGATGCCGGGTCCGCGCTGCTGACCGTCGAGGGCCTCACGCGCGACGGGGTCTTCCACGACGTGAGCTTCGAGGTGCGGGCCGGTGAGGTCGTCGGCCTCGCGGGGCTCGTCGGGGCGGGCCGTACGGAGGTCGTACGGGCCGTGTTCGGGGCCGATCCGTACGACAAGGGGTCCGTGAAGGTCGACGGCGCGGCCGTGCGCGGCCATGACGTCAATGCCGCCATGGCCGCCGGGATCGGGCTCGTGCCCGAGGACCGCAAGGGGCAGGGACTCGTGCTCGACGCGTCCGTCGAGGAGAACCTGGGGCTCGTGACCCTGCGGTCCGCCACCCGCGGCGGGCTGGTCGACCTCGCGGGGCAGCGTGCGGCCGCCGCGCGGATCGCGGGGCAGCTCGGGGTGCGGATGGCCGGGCTCGGTCAGCATGTGCGGACCCTGTCCGGCGGCAATCAGCAGAAGGTCGTCATCGGCAAGTGGCTGCTCGCCGACACCAGGGTGCTGATCCTCGACGAGCCGACGCGTGGCATCGACGTCGGCGCCAAGGTCGAGATCTACCAGCTCATCAACGAACTGACGGCCGCCGGCGCCGCCGTCCTGATGATCTCCAGCGATCTGCCCGAGGTGCTCGGTATGAGCGACCGGGTGCTGGTGATGGCGCAGGGCCGGATCGCGGGCGAACTGCCCGCCGCCCAGGCGACCCAGGACGCCGTGATGGCGCTCGCCGTCAGCAATCCCTCTACGGAAACGGAGGCCTCCCGTGGCCACTGACACGCTCAAGAGCTCCGCGGGCGCGGGTGGCGCCTCCGGCCCCGGCGGACTGCGCCGGCTGCTGCTCGACAACGGGGCGCTCACCGCGCTCATCGTCCTCGTCATCGCGCTGTCGGCGCTGTCCGGGGACTTCCTGACCGCCGACAACCTGCTCAACATCGGCGTCCAGGCCGCCGTCACCGCGATCCTCGCCTTCGGCGTCACGTTCGTGATCGTCTCGGCGGGCATCGACCTGTCGGTGGGTTCGGTGGCGGCGCTGTCGGCCACCGTGCTGGCGTGGAGCGCCACCAGTGAGGGTGTGCCGGTCGTGCTGGCGGTGCTGCTCGCCGTGGCCACCGGCATCGCCTGCGGTCTCGTCAACGGCTTCCTCATCTCGTACGGCAAACTGCCGCCGTTCATCGCGACGCTCGCCATGCTGTCGGTGGCGCGCGGTCTGTCGCTGGTCATCTCGCAGGGTTCGCCCATCGCGTTCCCGGACTCGATCTCGCACCTCGGTGACACGCTCGGCGGCTGGCTGCCGGTGCCCGTACTGGTGATGATCGTCATGGGTCTGATCACGGCGTTCGTGCTCGCCCGGACGTACCTCGGGCGGTCGATGTACGCGATCGGCGGCAACGAGGAGGCGGCCCGGCTGTCGGGGCTGCGGGTGAAGAAGCAGAAGCTCGCCATCTACGCGCTGTCCGGCCTGTTCGCGGCCGCGGCGGGCATCGTGCTCGCCTCCCGGCTGTCCTCCGCGCAGCCGCAGGCCGCGCAGGGCTACGAGCTGGACGCCATCGCGGCCGTCGTCATCGGTGGCGCCTCGCTCGCGGGCGGTACCGGCAAGGCGTCCGGCACGCTGATCGGCGCGCTGATCCTCGCGGTGCTGCGCAACGGCCTCAACCTGCTGTCCGTGTCGGCCTTCTGGCAGCAGGTCGTCATCGGTGTGGTGATCGCGCTGGCCGTGCTGCTCGACACCGTGCGGCGCAAGGCGGGCTCGACGCCGGTCGGTGCCGGTGGTGGCGGCGACAAGCGCAAGCAGGCGATCACCTATCTGCTGGCCGCGGTGATCGCGGTGGCGGTGGTCGCGGCGACCTCGCTGCTGCACACCGGGTCTTCCGGAACGCAGAAGAAGGTCGGGCTGTCGCTGTCCACGCTCAACAACCCCTTCTTCGTGCAGATCCGGGCGGGCGCCGAGGCCGAGGCGAAGAGACTCGGGGTCGACCTCACCGTCACCGACGCGCAGAACGACGCCTCGCAACAGGCCAACCAGTTGCAGAACTTCACCAGCGAGGGTGTGTCCTCGATCGTCGTCAACCCGGTGGACTCGGACGCGGCCGGCCCGTCGGTGCGGGCCGCCAACAAGGCCGACATCCCCGTCGTCGCCGTCGACCGGGGCGTCAACAAGGCGAAGACGGCGGCCCTCGTGGCGTCCGACAACGTCGAGGGCGGTCAGCTGGGCGCCAAGGCACTCGCCGAGAAGCTCGGCGGCAACGGCACGATCGTGATCCTCCAGGGCCAGGCCGGCACCTCCGCGAGCCGAGAACGCGGTGCGGGCTTCGCCGAGGGGCTGAAGGACTACCCGGGCATCAAGGTGGTCGCCAAGCAGCCGGCCGACTTCGACCGCACCAAGGGCCTCGACGTGATGACGAACCTCCTCCAGGCGCACCCCGACATCGACGGCGTCTTCGCGGAGAACGACGAGATGGCGCTCGGCGCGATCAAGGCGCTGGGTTCGAAGGCCGGCAAGTCGGTCCAGGTCGTCGGTTTCGACGGCACGCCGGACGGGCTGAAGGCGGTCGAGAACGGGACACTGTTCGCCTCGGTGGCCCAGCAGCCGAAGGAACTCGGCCGGATCGCCGTGGACAACGCCCTGCGGGCGGCCGAGGGCGAGAAGGTGAGTGCGACGGTGAAGGTGCCGGTGAAGGTGGTCACGAAGGAGAACGTGGCCGGCTTCGGCGGCTGACGGCCGACCGCCGGGGTCCAGATACGGCTAGCAGGGAGACGTTTCATGTACGACTACGACCTCCTGGTCATCGGGTCGGCCAACGCCGATCTGGTGATCGGGGTCGAGCGGCGGCCGGGCGCCGGGGAGACGGTGCTGGGGTCCGACCTGGCGGTCCATCCGGGCGGCAAGGGCGCCAACCAGGCCGTCGCCGCCGCCCGGCTGGGCGCCCGAACGGCCTTGCTGGCCCGGGTCGGTGACGACGCGTACGGCCGGCTGCTGCTCGACTCGCAGAAGGCCGCCGGGGTGGACACGGTGGGCGTGCTGGTCGGCGGTGCGCCGACCGGCGTCGCGCTGATCACCGTGGACCCGTCCGGCGACAACAGCATCGTGGTGTCGCCGGGCGCGAACGGGAGGCTCACGCCGGACGACGTGCGGGCGTCGGGGAGCCTCTTCCAGGCCTCCCGGGTCGTCTCGACGCAGTTGGAGATCCCGCTGGAGACGGTCGTGGAGGCGGTGCGGAGCCTGGCGCCCGGCAGCCGGTTCGTGCTGAACCCGTCGCCGCCGCGGCCCCTGCCGACGGAGGTGCTGGCGGCGTGCGACCCGCTGATCGTGAACGAGCACGAGGCGAAGGTGATCCTCGGGGACGCGCCGGCCGGGGACGACCCCGCCGACTGGGCGCGGGTCCTGCTGGCGCGCGGGCCGCGTTCGGTGGTCGTGACGCTGGGCGCGGACGGCGCGCTGGTGGCGTCCGCGGAGGGGGTGGCGCGGGTGCCCTCGGTGCGGGTGGACGCCGTCGACACCACCGGCGCGGGCGACGCCTTCACCGCGGCGCTGGCCTGGCGGCTGGGCCAGGGCGACGCGCTCGCGCAGGCGGCGGCGTACGCGGCGCGGGTCGGGGCCGCGGCGGTGACGAAGGCGGGGGCGCAGGAGTCGTACCCGACGCCGGACGAGGTCGCCGCGCTGTGAAGAAGGCCGGGATTCTCAACCGTCACCTCTCGGGGGCGCTGGCCGAGCTGGGGCACGGCGACGGGGTGCTGGTGTGCGACGCCGGGATGCCCGTCCCGCACGGGCCGCGCGTCGTCGACCTGGCCTTCCGGGCCGGAGTGCCGTCGTTCGCCGAGGTGCTGGACGGGCTGCTGGCCGAGCTGGTCGTGGAAGGCGCGACCGCGGCGACGGAGATACGGCGGGCCAATCCGGCGGCGGCGGCGCTGCTGGACGGGCGCTTCCCGCAGCTCCGTCTCGTACCGCACGAACGGCTCAAGGAGCTGTCGGCCGGCGCGCGGTTGGTCGTGCGCACCGGGGAGGCGTCGCCGTACGCGAATGTGCTGCTGCGCTGCGGGGTGTTCTTCTAGCGGACCCGGACCCGGACCCGGACGCGATGGAGGGGGCCGGTCGACGGACCGGCCCCCTCGGCTCTCCCCTCCCGTCAGAACCCCCCGTGATCCCCCCGGATCCCCCCTGTGGAAGCCCTGACTCCCAGTACGACCCGTCGGGGCCGGAAAGGGTTGCACCGGTCGGCAAGAAATTCCGTGCGACGGGAGCCGCCCCGGTGGCGCGCGTCCGCGAGTTGTTGCTGTCTGGACTGCAGACGTGCGGACAGCGAGCGGGGCGGGAAGCGAGGCGGAACCATGGGGCATCGGCACCAGCGGCTCGGGACACCACGGGCCGCCGGGATCGCCGGGGTGGTGTTCGCGCTGCTGATGGCGGCGGCGATCGTCCTGATGCGCGTCGCGCTGCCCGGCGGGGTCGACGGGACGGAAGTCGCCGTCGACGCCGCGCAGCGCGGCGCCGTGCGGACGGCGCTGGAGCTCCTCCCGTTCGCCGGGATCGCCTTCCTGTGGTTCATGGGAGCCCTGCGTCAACAGGCCGGTGAGGGGGAGGACCGGTTCGTGTCCACCGTGTTCCTGGGCAGCGGTCTGGTCTTCGTCGCCACCCTGTTCGCCGGTGCCGCGGCGGCGGGGACCGTGCTCGGCGAGGGGCAGCAGGATTCGCCGTTCGGCCGTCACTTCGCCCATGCCCTGCTGACGACGTACGGGCTGCGGATGGCGGCGGTGTTCGTCTTCGCCACCTCGGCCATCGGTCACCGCATCGGCGCGTTCCCCGGGCCCCTCGTCGTCCTCGGGTACCTCACGGGCCTGACGCTGCTCGTGGTGGGGGCGGATGTGCCCTGGTCGGAGCTGGTCTTCCCGGCGTGGGCGCTGGTCGTCGGCCTGAGCATCCTGCGGGGCCGGCGTCCGGCCGAACCACGCGCCGACGGCGTACGCCGAGCCGGGCCGGTGCGGCACTGAGCCTGGCCGACGGCGTGCGCCGAGCCGGACCAGTGCGGCACTCAGCCCGGCCGACGACGTGCGCCGAGCCGGACCAGTGCGGCACTCAGCCCGGCCGACGACGTGCGCCGAGCCGGACCAGTGCGGCACTCAGCCCGGCCGACGACGTGCGCCGAGCCGGACCAGTGCGGCACTCAGCCCGGCCGACGACGTGCGCCGAGCCGGACCAGTGCGGCACTCAGCCCGGCCGACGACGTGCGCCGAGCCGGACCAGTGCGGCACTCAGCCCGGCCGACGACGTGCGCCGAGCCGGACCGGTGCCGGGGGCGGCTGAGCGGGCCGGCGTTCACTCCAACGGGCTTTCCTCGTCGCCGCCTCCCCTCGGGTCTCGCAGGATGGCCGCAGGGGGCCGGTCATCGGAGAGGACTCTTCCCGTGGTGAGGCTTGTCGTCGACCTGAACCGTTGTCAGGGATACGCACAGTGTGCGTTCCTCGCGCCGGACGTCTTCGCCATGCACGGCGAGGAGGCGCTGCTGTATCGGCCGGAGGCCGACGAGGCGCAGCGCGGGAGACTGGCTCAGGCCGCCGCCGCCTGCCCCGTCCAGGCCATCGTCGTCGACGCGGTGGACGCACCGGCCGAGGCGGCGTCCGGTGAACGGTGACGGAGCGCTGGACCGGCTCAGACGCGAGGGCCGCATCGTCGTCGTCGGCGCCTCGCTGGCCGGGCTGCGGGCCGCGGAGACCCTGCGCGAGAAGGGCTTCACCGGTTCGCTGACGATGATCGGCGACGAGCCCCACGAGCCGTACGACCGGCCGCCGCTGTCCAAGCAGGTGCTGCTGGGGGCGGCCACCGCCGACGGCACCGCGCTGCCCAGGCGCCGCGCCCTCGACGCGACGTGGCGGCTCGGCGTGCGGGCCACCGGCCTGGACATGGCCGCGCGACGGGTGCGGCTGGCCGACGGCGACGAGGTGCCGTACGACCGGCTGCTGATCGCCACCGGTGTGCGGGCACGACCGTGGCCGCGCGAGGAGGAGGCCGGGCTCGACGGCGTCTTCGTGCTGCGGACCCTGGACGACGCCGCCGCGCTGGGGCGGCGGCTGGCCGAGGGCCCCCGGCGGGTCTTCGTCATCGGCGCCGGGTTCACCGGCTCGGAGATCGCCTCGGCGTGCCGTGAGCGCGGCCTCGCCGTCACCGTCGCCGAGCGCGGCGCGGCGCCCCTGGTCGGCGCGCTCGGCGGGGTGGTCGGCGCGGTCGCCGCCGAACTCCAGCGCGAGCACGGCGTGGACCTGCGGTGCGGGGTCATGGTGACCGCCCTGGAGGGCGATGCCTCGGGACGGGTGCGGGCCGCGCACCTGTCCGACGGCTCCACCGTCGAGACCGACGTGGTGGTCGTCTCGCTGGGCGCCACCCGCAACACCGAGTGGCTCGCCGGGTCCGGGCTCGGTGCCGGCCCCCGCGGCATCGCGTGCGACGCCGGCTGCCGGGCCTTCGACATCCGCGGGATCGTGACGGACGACATCTACGTGGCGGGCGATGTCGCCCGCTCGCCGCACCCCTTGTTCGGCTACCAGTTCCTGTCGCTGGAGCACTGGGGCAACGCCGTCTGCCAGGCAGAGATCGCGGCGCACAACATGCTCAGCGAGAGCGCCGACCGGCTCCCCCACATGTGGGTGCCGGCCTTCTGGTCGGCGCAGTTCGGTGTGAACATCAAGTCGGTCGGGGTGCCGTCGATGGGCACCGAGATCCTGGTCTCGCAGGGCTCGCTCATGGATCGCCGGTTCGTCGGGGTCTACGGCTACC
This region of Streptomyces chromofuscus genomic DNA includes:
- a CDS encoding LacI family DNA-binding transcriptional regulator, with amino-acid sequence MASIKDVAAEAGVSVATVSRVLNGHPSVSADARTRVLAAVEALGYRPNAVARSLRTDQTHTLGLVISDVLNPYFTELARSVEEEARALGYSVIIGNADERPELQDHHVRNLLDRRIDGLLVSPTDGGSPLMLDAARAGTPMVFVDRWIPGMDVPVVRADGQAAVRDLVAHLHGLGHRRLAIIAGPAATTTGRERVEAFREALGAYGLDLPDVYTGQGDFQADSGRRVTEGFLDLPEPPEVVFAADNLMALGALDAVRARGLRVPDDIALAAFDDIPWFVHTDPPITAVAQPTGELGRAAVRALVARIEGLPGESVTLPARLVVRRSCGEPLSAVPPLSPVRRSTS
- the recD2 gene encoding SF1B family DNA helicase RecD2, giving the protein MPTQPAPAPGERRLAVLEGVLERITYANEENGYTVARVDAGRGGGDLLTVVGALLGAQVGESLRMEGRWGSHPQYGKQFTVENYTTVLPATVQGIRRYLGSGLVKGIGPVFADRITQHFGLDTLKIIEEEPKRLIEVPGLGPKRTKKIADAWEEQKAIKEVMLFLQTVEVSTSIAVRIYKKYGDASISVVRNQPYRLAADVWGIGFLTADKIAQSVGIPHDSPERVKAGLQYALSQSTDQGHCFLPEERLIADAVKLLQVDTGLVIECLAELAAPPEDGEDPGVVRETVPGPDGGEPVTAVYLVPFHRAELSLSAQLLRLLRTDQDRMPGFHDVAWDKALTWLKDRTGADLAPEQEAAVRLALTKKVAVLTGGPGCGKSFTVRSIVELARAKKAKVVLAAPTGRAAKRLAELTGAEASTVHRLLELKPGGDAAYDKDRPLDADLVVVDEASMLDLLLANKLVKAVPPGAHLLFVGDVDQLPSVGAGEVLRDLLADGSPVPAVRLTRVFRQAQQSGVVTNAHRINAGQHPVTDGMKDFFLFVEDDTEAAGRLTVDIAARRIPARFGLDPRRDVQVLAPMHRGPAGAGTLNGLLQQAITPGRPDVSEKRFGGRVFRVGDKVTQIRNNYEKGKNGVFNGTVGVVTSLDPVDQRLTVLTDEDEEVPYEFDELDELAHAYAVTIHRSQGSEYPAVVIPVTTGAWMMLQRNLLYTAVTRAKRLVVLVGSRKAIGQAVRTVSAGRRCTALDFRLAPRPMER
- a CDS encoding citrate synthase, which codes for MSDNSVVLRYDGSEYTYPVIDSTVGDKGFDIGKLRTQTGLVTLDSGYGNTAAYKSAITYLDGEAGILRYRGYPIEQLAERSTFLEVAYLLINGELPTVDELTGFKDEITRHTLLHEDVKNFYKGFPRDAHPMAMLSSVVSALSTFYQDSHNPFDEQQRNLSTIRLLAKLPTIAAYAYKKSVGHPFVYPRNDLGYVENFLRMTFSVPAQEYELDPIVVAALDKLLILHADHEQNCSTSTVRLVGSSQANMFASISAGINALWGPLHGGANQSVLEMLEGIRDSGGDVDSFIRKVKNKEDGVRLMGFGHRVYKNFDPRAKIIKAAAHDVLSALGKSDELLDIALKLEEHALSDDYFVSRSLYPNVDFYTGLIYRAMGFPTEMFTVLFALGRLPGWIAQWHEMIKEPGSRIGRPRQIYTGVVERDFVPVEER